From the Telopea speciosissima isolate NSW1024214 ecotype Mountain lineage chromosome 9, Tspe_v1, whole genome shotgun sequence genome, the window TCCTTTTAGTTAGTAGTTACACCCTTAATGTATGGTTCAGCTTTGGTTTTACCAGAACCCATATTGAATCTAAACCGTTGCTGTGGCTGGACCCACTTTCATGccaataaaaatttaaagtcATAGATAGTTGTCGAGGTTGTATCTTGTAAGTGCCACATGAAACTTTGACTataactattaaaaaaaaattggtgtaagggtgtcaaattggaatcaaaatcaaaattgaaatccaTCGTTCTGAATTGAAGAAGAATTGGTTCACTTTTAGTTTTAAAGTGAGGAATATTttttggttcggttcagtttcgatttCAAAGGTAAAACTGTTTGATTAGAATCAATCTCAATTTACTCTTCACTGAATTAGCAGTTTAAAGTTAGGGCTAGTGGACTGCCACCAAAAGGATTCCGAAACCATTGGTGCACAAACAAAAGTGTTATGTAGAACAATCCTACTTACAACTTATTCAGATACGATGAAGCAAATAATCAATTGAGTTTTCAAAGATAAAAGCATAAAGCTTCATTAACTCACAAATGAATTTGGGACATTTGTGGAATATTCATCCTTACGAATCCAAGTGGTTAAGTATACACCTTTAATTTTGAACtatattttttaccaaaaaaacaaacaaactttGGACTATAATTTTCATGATTCTTTCCAAAACAATAAACTAGaactttctatttattttttggtggatTGTGCATTGTGTTAGGTGAAAGGACCTAAACCGAATATGAAACCGAAAGCGAATCAAATCGAATagattttgttttagttttgaaaaagtttttattcttggttcggttttgatttaaCATTGTGTATCTTGAATCAAACTGAACCTAACTTGAATAATCGAAACCAAATCGATGGCTACGCTTagattgaggggggggggggagtaggGAGAAGTAGGGAGAATCAAACACGTGACCTTGTAGTTTACTTCTACTCTAGGTCCAAGGTTCGAACCACCTGGCAAGTAGATGTATTCGACCGAAGTTGAATAGAGATTTAGAAATATCAAAGTACACAATATGAGAAAAAGTGTGCCACGACAAACGTGTACATATTCTTATACACACCCTTTCACATCCCACAGTTGATCCCTACTGAACAGTTTGATTTCCCACTTCCTCGTTGTGGGAAACTACACTTCGGTGTCATATCGATTCCTCTCTCATACAATATATACCTCAACCAACACTTAATGGCACGGGACCAGTCACTAACATTTTATGCTTGTTTTAGCTTtcaaatttctttatttctaaTGATATTTCAAGTTAATATTTCATATAGGATACTAAAATGCTTGTAGAGTCCAATTTGGCATTAAAAGCATTTCTCTCTTGAGTTGATTTTAAGGGAAATactctaccccaaaaaaaaaagattttatggGAAACTAATGGATTAATCATATGAGTTTTTTTGTGTTATTACATGAAGTTTGAACCTACATTATCATTGACGACAACGAAAATATTCTTCTGATTGGGGTTACTATATTTGATCTTGGTTGCCTCATTCTAGTCGATTGGTATACGACAATATTATTGTAAGAATGAATTATATTATACATAATAGGAGGAGCTTAGAGAAATTTAAAGATCCATGAAGTATAGtttctgtttatttatttattacttgacatttttttttagaatttttatttttatttccatgCCCGGAAGATGTTGCACATGAGTATTCTTGCAAATGAAGATAGAAAATTATCATTTAGAAGAATAGAATTACGACACATTTATATAAGAGAAGCAAAGTACTTCTTTTATCATTCAAGGGAAAGGGAGGACATATAGTGGCTTGCATACACCTCGTGTTTCCAATGTAGTTTGTTGATCTAACCAATAATTTCTTCTCAAACTAACTAATAACATTGTTGAGAATATTCTTATGGGAAAGAGTTCCTCTACCTAGACGCATGTGATGTGCTGCCCCGAAGTCCCTAAACGCAAACATAGGGACATGCGAAATGACTGTTGCACTCTCAAGAAATTCCACCTTTTTGAGCATGCTCCTTAAGTGCATTTCTAATATCATCATGTATACAACAAATACACTCAATTTAAATTAGGCTTCCAACTTTAAACAtacaccccccctcccccagccaaaaaaaaaaaaaaaaaaaacttacaagTCACgaattttcatcctctcaagtgcggcactgggcagtgcaccacacttaagaattcaACCACAAAAACATGGGCAGTGGCGcttttttatcctctcaagtgttgggtggacagttggattcttaagtgtgacaccgcagtttttttttttttttttggtaagatttcCTACAAGTCACAAcccaaaaaaactgaaaaaaaaaataaaaattaaatcaacGTAGGATCAGGCGGGGCTGAACCTGAGGTCTTAAGTCTTTACCCTAGCCCAGCCTGGTCGAAACATGGTTGGAGCTGGGATTTCTCAATCCTACCCCAATCCGTGGGCTAATAAGTGACAATCCCAATTgccaagtcacaactcacaaccaAAGCCAGGGAAATCAATCGGGCGGGCTATGTTCGGGTTTGGATTTCCGGGCCAAGTTTCACCCTAGAACAATCTGAGCGGAGTGTGTGTCCACGCCTCCATGGCCGGCACAGGGTTTAGGGTGGTGAGAAGAGAGTGGAGGTTAGTGGTTACTGGCTGGTTCAAAATTGATTGAAGCAGAGGCAGCGAGACGACAAGAAGGAGAAGTTGATGAGCGgcggaagagaaagagaataatgGCTAAGAAGGCATGGAAGATCATCCCGCGGCCGTTGTTAGAGACGGTGCTGAACAATCATGTCCAGCACCACCGTGTCTCTCAACCTCTCATTCTTCACGGCCCTCGAGGCGTCGGGAAAACTACTCTCATCCTCAACCGTAATCTCTCCTTTTTCAGTCTCTTTGTGTTCATCTTTCCATCTTTATATCTGTATCTTCTTAACTTAACCTATGGAATAAATATCCACTTTGTTCTTTCAGGTCTTCTGGACGACTGGAACAAAGGCCCCCATATCACCGGCTACGTCGACTTTGGTCCCTCCGTAGGAGATCATTATCATCTATACAGCAATCAATCCTCACCATGGGCCTCTTGGTCCAATTTTCTGCCGCCCACCCTCCCTTCTCTTCGTTCGCAGCTCGAATGCTGCCTGGAATCAATGGTCCAAAGGGGTGTTCGCCTCGGTACCATTGGCTCTCAGCAAGTCTTCTCTACTCTCAATAAATGGCACAGCCTCAATTCTGCCCTCCGCCGCATTCTCCAAAACCACACTCATGGCTCCCTTACCATCGACGACAAGGTTCCTACATCGGTATTATGGTCCAGGGCATTATTCGCGCTATCTGCTCGATCAAAAGCCAATGAGATTGATGCGGTCCTTGGGTTGGATGAGAAGGGTAAGGCTTTGACGCTCGAAGAGAGCTCATATTTCAGAGAAGCTCTGCTGTCGCTTCGACTTGCCAAGGAGGTTATTCAAATTCATCAGAGCTGGAGAGCAAATGCAGTCGCCCACTTGAATCGTACTGGTGGGTTCTCGAGGTCTCTGGCCAATTCTTCCACTGATTGGCCATATTTGTTGTTGGAACTCCTCTCCGCCGCTGCTGAGGTTGATTACTTCCAGGTAAATAAGTAATTTGGAAATTTAATGGTGCTACGTTGGTTTGCAATTATTTCAACCAGTTCCAAGTGTCGGGAACCACCCTTTTCTTTGGAAGATAGGAAACAAAACTTTCATTAGCAATGATCAGAAACAGTATACAGCACAGGATACTCCTGAATACAAAAGCTACTCAAACTCAGCATCCTAAATCACACAGCCCCTGTACATATCAGCATCAACGTCAGAGAAACTAAACCAGGAACATAAACCATAGCAAACAATAAGAGTTTAATTTGGTTGGCGATTCTAATGCTCATTTAAATTATACTGACTATACTTCTCTGGTCTTGCTCATGATACTGGTGTTTATAATGCTCATTTGACTGATAGAATGTACGCTTACCATATTGAGCAGCCGAAGCTGGTCATAAACAATATCGATGTTCTCCGGAATGCTGTCCTAACTGATGATTCAACAGTGTCTGCATCAATGTATCATGACAGTCTTCTTTGGAGATTAATAGCATTGGGTGTGAATGAAAGGTGCTTGCCAGTCATACTTTTAACATCGGATGGGTAAGTGTAGTCTGACATTTGTATTTCTGGTCATTTGATCCTCCCAGTTCATGTGACAGTCgatattttattatttggtAGTTGTTGTAGCATTTGTGGTTTTTTCATCCCCAAATAAAGCAGTGGTCAATTTGACTCGCTGTTCACATTTAAATGGAAAGCGTGTATTTTAAGTGAAGGCAATGCTACACAATAAGACACCTGGATTAGTGGAAATTCATTTGGCTTTGAAGTTCAGTGGCTTAACTTTCATTATGCATTTCTATCAATACTAAAACTGGCAAGTTTCTGTCAATTGGCCTGGCTTTAACGAGTCAGATTAGCTGCTCATATGAGCAAATCACACCCCTCCAAGAGTTTGTTTGGAagaggggttgggggggggggggggaggggagaaaccAAGGCAACTCCTTTAGTGATAGCCAACTTGGCGCAATCTTCTGGACACCTAATGAATTTATAGAAGCACTCTTAATAAGCTAAGAGTTCGTATGAATTTCTAAACATTGAGAATGCTAACTCTAACATCATACATTTCTTTGAATTACATTGATATTGAAACCAATAGATAGGTTGTTAAAATCGTATTCTTTGATTAAATCAACTATATTCAGTTGACCTTTGagaaattatataaaaatacaaACATGCTGTCATATTTTATTGCTTTGAAATAAATCATTTCAGAGTAACATTTTATTGCTTACAGAACTATCATGAATAAAGAGGCTTGGGGTTCAGTTCTGGGCTGTCTGACCCAGTCCATTATCCTCCCGTTTCCTTATAGTCTTTTCTGA encodes:
- the LOC122639683 gene encoding uncharacterized protein LOC122639683, yielding MAKKAWKIIPRPLLETVLNNHVQHHRVSQPLILHGPRGVGKTTLILNRLLDDWNKGPHITGYVDFGPSVGDHYHLYSNQSSPWASWSNFLPPTLPSLRSQLECCLESMVQRGVRLGTIGSQQVFSTLNKWHSLNSALRRILQNHTHGSLTIDDKVPTSVLWSRALFALSARSKANEIDAVLGLDEKGKALTLEESSYFREALLSLRLAKEVIQIHQSWRANAVAHLNRTGGFSRSLANSSTDWPYLLLELLSAAAEVDYFQPKLVINNIDVLRNAVLTDDSTVSASMYHDSLLWRLIALGVNERCLPVILLTSDGYYSYRAFMDFGYPDIFISRETFGWTPQEAKMHMVTDFFTEYEWRLITEVLGPNPRHLSELYALKQSSYNEKVMEDSDRSTFEDILDAYLAYLQVTLVNPAMESALSSLQKFAVDAYNGRISKDRLRFGAPWRHPPRTDNPALCLEWAKIQLTDFIQSLVNADFGVNYLADCSLEILDDPSVVAMMEVGLLYAQRDPSFIRPVSRGIQRCLVRWLVQERMNMSFQQLRKYLWQRIVRGRSYRHLMKEAGYK